Sequence from the Candidatus Margulisiibacteriota bacterium genome:
TCTGCCGGGACCCGTTAGACGAGATGGCCTTTCCCATAAGCAGCGACAACTTTATCGACCTGTCGGAAGCTTTCAGGCAAAATTTTCTGGCTTCCCTGCCGATACGGACGATCTGTTCTAAGGACTGCAAAGTGCCCGGAAGTTCGGAAAAGAAAAAAGTGTTGGACCCAAGGCTGGAAAAACTTAAAGAGGTCTTTAAAAAGGAGGAAGAAAAAAATGCCGGTCCCAAAAAAGCGGCACAGTAACACCAGAACGCTCAGAAGAAGGGCCAACTGGAAGGTAAAGCCGGTCAATTACGGGTCCTGTCCCGAGTGCGGCAGCGAAGTGCTTTCTCACACCGCGTGTTCGGTGTGCGGCAAGTACAAAGGGCGCCAGGTCATTGCGATCAAAGAAAAGAAGCCGAAAAAGAAGGAGAATTGATCCTTGATACGTATCGCCCTTGACGCCATGGGCGGAGACCATGCCCCCGCTGAGATCATAAGAGGCGCGCTTTCGGCGTCCGGCAGCGGCGATATTCAGATAGTGCTTGTCGGCAACGAAAAAGCCCTGAAGAGCATCAAAAAAGCTTCGACCTTTGAGATAGTGCATGCTTCCGAGGTGATCGGAATGCATGAATCCCCGGTTTCCTCGGTTAAACAGAAAAAAGACTCCTCCATAAATGTGGCCCTCAACCTTCTTAAAGAAAAAAAAGTGGACGCCGTTATTTCTGCCGGAAACACCGGAGCCCTGATGGCCTCGGCCCTTTTTAAGCTTGGGCGCATAGAGGCCGTAGAGCGCCCCGCCATAGCAACGGTGTTCCCTACAATGAGCGGGGGCAAGGTCCTGCTGCTGGACATGGGGGCAAATGTGGACTGCAAGCCTAAGAACTTGCTGCAATTCGCCCAGATGGGCTCGCAGTATGCCGGGCATGTTATGCATGTAAAAAACCCGCGGATAGGCCTGCTTAACATAGGCGAAGAGACCGAAAAGGGCAATGAACTTACAGCAGATACTTATCCCCTGCTCAAGGAAAGCGGGCTCAACTTTATCGGCCACATAGAAGGCGGCGACATACTTACCGGAAAGACCGATGTTGTGGTCTGCGACGGCTTTATCGGCAATATAATCCTCAAGTTCGGGGAAAGCGCTACCTCCATGGTGTTCAAACTGATCAAGAAAGAAGTGCTGCGGAATCCGGTCTCCTTGCTGGGAGCATCCCTTTTGCTGCCCGCCCTTTTGGGCATAAAAAAGAAAATAGATTATGATGAGTTCGGCGCGGCCCTGATACTGGGACTTAACGGCATCGTTTTTAAAGCACACGGCAGGGCAAAGGCCAAGGCCATAAAGAACGCCATCAAAACCTGCGCGGAATCCGTAAGGGAAAATATTGTTGAAAGCATAGGCTGCGGCATAAAATGAGCAACGCAAAGATAATAGGCACGGGATCGGCACTCCCTGAAAAGGTCCTGACCAACTTTGACCTGTCAAAGATAGTTGACACCTCGGACGAGTGGATAAGGACAAGGACCGGCATAGGGGAAAGAAGGGTATCGGACGAAAAAACCTCAACTTCGGACCTTGCCATGGTTGCGGTAGAAAAAGCCCTTAAGGCTTCCAAAACCTCCCCGGAGGAGCTCGACCTTATAATAGTAGGCACTTCCACACACGACACGCTGTTCCCTTCTGTCGGCTGCATCATTCAGGGCAAGATCGGAGCAAAGAACGCTGCTGCGTTTGATGTTTCGGCGGCCTGCTCCGGATTCAATTTTGCCATGACAGCCGCGTCCAATTTTTTTAAGGCCGGCAGCAGCAAAAAGGCTCTTGTCGTAGGCGCGGACACCCTGGCAAAATATCTGGATTGGAGCGACCGGGGCACCTGCGTTCTCTTTGGCGACGGAGCCGGAGCGGTGGTCCTTTCGCAGGCAAAAGCAGGAGAAGGCATACTTGCCAGCGCACTGACCTCTGACGGGACCGGAGCGCCTTATCTGACAATGCCGGGAGGAGGCAGCAGGAACCCCAGGCCAAATGACGAAAAAGAGCGCTGCATAACAATGAACGGCAAAGAAGTCTTTAAATTTGCTGTAAAAGCCTTCGAGAACACCCTTCTGAGCGCCCTTGGCTCAGCCGGCCTGACCCACGACAAGATCGATCTTTTGATCCCTCACCAGGCCAACATAAGGATCATAGACCACGCCATGAAAAGATTCGGGATGCCCAAAGAAAAGATCTTTGTCAATCTGGAAAAGTACGGCAACACTTCCGCGGCCTCTATCCCTATCGCCCTTGACGAAGCGCTCAAAGGCGGCAGGATAAAGAAAGGTGATATAATTGCGGTGGTCGGCTTTGGCGCCGGGCTTACATCGGGCGCCAATATTATTAAATGGGAGGTTTAGCGGCAATGGACTATCTGTTGACTGATGAACAAAAGATGATCAAGGACCTTGCAAGGAAGATCGCTGAAGAAAAAGTTAAACCCGTAAGGGCCGAACTTGACGAAGCCGGAAAGTTCCCCTGGGAACTGATGAAGGTATTTGCCGAAGCCGATCTTTGCGGGCTTTATATAGCTCCGGAATACGGCGGGTTTGGCGGCGGCTGCCTTGAATTCTGTCTGGCCACCGAAGAGGTCAGCAGGATCTGCGGAGGCGTCGGCGTCACTTTTGCCGCATCAGCGCTGGGCTGCTACCCAATAGTGCTTTTCGGCACGGAAGAACAAAAAAAGAAGTATCTCCCTCCCATTGCCTCGGGCAAAAAGCTTGCGGCCTTCGGTCTTACCGAGGCCAACGCCGGGTCCGATGCCGGAGGTATCGAGACAACGGCCAAAAAGGACGGGGACTACTACATCCTCAACGGGACCAAACAGTGGATAACCAACGGCGGGGAAGCCGAGATCTACACTGTGATCGCAATGACGGACAAAAAGAGGGGCAGCCGCGGCGCTACAGCCTTTATCCTCGAAAAAGGCATGCCGGGTTTTACCTTCGGCAAAAAAGAGAACAAGATGGGGATCAGATGCTCCGCGACA
This genomic interval carries:
- the rpmF gene encoding 50S ribosomal protein L32 — its product is MPVPKKRHSNTRTLRRRANWKVKPVNYGSCPECGSEVLSHTACSVCGKYKGRQVIAIKEKKPKKKEN
- the plsX gene encoding phosphate acyltransferase PlsX, coding for MIRIALDAMGGDHAPAEIIRGALSASGSGDIQIVLVGNEKALKSIKKASTFEIVHASEVIGMHESPVSSVKQKKDSSINVALNLLKEKKVDAVISAGNTGALMASALFKLGRIEAVERPAIATVFPTMSGGKVLLLDMGANVDCKPKNLLQFAQMGSQYAGHVMHVKNPRIGLLNIGEETEKGNELTADTYPLLKESGLNFIGHIEGGDILTGKTDVVVCDGFIGNIILKFGESATSMVFKLIKKEVLRNPVSLLGASLLLPALLGIKKKIDYDEFGAALILGLNGIVFKAHGRAKAKAIKNAIKTCAESVRENIVESIGCGIK
- a CDS encoding beta-ketoacyl-ACP synthase III: MSNAKIIGTGSALPEKVLTNFDLSKIVDTSDEWIRTRTGIGERRVSDEKTSTSDLAMVAVEKALKASKTSPEELDLIIVGTSTHDTLFPSVGCIIQGKIGAKNAAAFDVSAACSGFNFAMTAASNFFKAGSSKKALVVGADTLAKYLDWSDRGTCVLFGDGAGAVVLSQAKAGEGILASALTSDGTGAPYLTMPGGGSRNPRPNDEKERCITMNGKEVFKFAVKAFENTLLSALGSAGLTHDKIDLLIPHQANIRIIDHAMKRFGMPKEKIFVNLEKYGNTSAASIPIALDEALKGGRIKKGDIIAVVGFGAGLTSGANIIKWEV
- a CDS encoding DUF177 domain-containing protein, whose product is MKADIGELLKHIGNEADLRREEKLSWPQDGLEMLGPVIASLHLVNTGEGILVTGEVSAKAALNCSRCGKAFTGALKVVIEEQFCRDPLDEMAFPISSDNFIDLSEAFRQNFLASLPIRTICSKDCKVPGSSEKKKVLDPRLEKLKEVFKKEEEKNAGPKKAAQ
- a CDS encoding acyl-CoA dehydrogenase family protein, which encodes MDYLLTDEQKMIKDLARKIAEEKVKPVRAELDEAGKFPWELMKVFAEADLCGLYIAPEYGGFGGGCLEFCLATEEVSRICGGVGVTFAASALGCYPIVLFGTEEQKKKYLPPIASGKKLAAFGLTEANAGSDAGGIETTAKKDGDYYILNGTKQWITNGGEAEIYTVIAMTDKKRGSRGATAFILEKGMPGFTFGKKENKMGIRCSATRELVFQDCKIHKSQMLGKEGMGFIVAMKTLDRTRPGIGAQAVGIAQGAFEEALNYSRTRVQFGKPVSSFQGVQHMLADMATQIEAARALVIATARTVDTGTDNISRDSAMSKLFASDVSMKVTVDAVQILGGYGYMKEYPVEKYMRDAKITQIYEGTNQIQRNVIALQLIKESAATK